One segment of Bacillus alkalisoli DNA contains the following:
- a CDS encoding SDR family NAD(P)-dependent oxidoreductase, which translates to MTLEGKFICITGASGGIGKEVALEVSKRGATPILMARSLDKLEEVAAQIKSQYNKDAVVIPVDVGNLEQVQEAFSVLLEKVPTVHCLVNNAGFGIFDEVLHMNLSDMEKMFEVNVFGLMACTKLVLPTMMEQNNGHIINIASQAGKLATPKSSVYSATKHAVLGFTNSLRMELHGTNIYVTAVNPGPIRTNFFQVADASGDYASKVDKWMLDSSFVAKKIVDAMFTGKREINLPGWMNATAKAYQLFPTFVEKVAGSAFRKK; encoded by the coding sequence ATGACACTAGAAGGAAAATTTATTTGCATTACCGGGGCATCAGGTGGAATCGGTAAAGAAGTAGCGCTAGAAGTGAGTAAACGCGGTGCTACACCAATTCTGATGGCTCGTTCTTTAGACAAACTAGAAGAAGTGGCAGCGCAGATTAAATCTCAATACAATAAGGATGCAGTCGTCATTCCAGTAGATGTAGGTAACTTAGAACAAGTTCAAGAAGCTTTTTCTGTCCTTTTAGAAAAAGTGCCAACTGTCCACTGCCTAGTAAATAATGCAGGCTTCGGTATTTTTGATGAAGTATTACATATGAATCTTTCAGATATGGAAAAAATGTTTGAAGTAAACGTGTTTGGGTTAATGGCTTGTACAAAGCTTGTTTTACCAACGATGATGGAGCAAAACAATGGCCATATCATTAATATCGCGTCTCAAGCAGGCAAGCTCGCAACACCGAAATCAAGTGTGTATTCGGCTACGAAACATGCAGTTCTTGGTTTTACGAATAGCTTACGCATGGAACTTCACGGTACGAATATATATGTAACAGCCGTAAATCCAGGTCCAATCCGAACAAACTTTTTCCAAGTTGCGGATGCATCAGGCGATTATGCTTCTAAAGTAGATAAGTGGATGCTTGACTCGAGTTTCGTTGCAAAGAAAATAGTGGATGCGATGTTTACGGGCAAACGAGAAATAAATTTGCCAGGCTGGATGAATGCGACGGCGAAAGCCTATCAACTATTCCCAACGTTTGTAGAAAAAGTGGCAGGTTCAGCTTTTCGTAAGAAATAA
- a CDS encoding DUF3221 domain-containing protein, protein MREFIVSLLVVLFLGSIIFYYMIDIKNPTTVGYIMEKKDNQLLIVEQERNAHNFYEATWYKIPLFLRTTGNFQVGQKVAVKGSGIVADSYPAQSSARKIKRMNLEKVEGAKLSQEKVLSVALNESYKQGDLYRVEEINFSNGMWDVKIVRILSSTYEENSEFTVQISDLTGEVFSITEEDADEKVL, encoded by the coding sequence GTGAGGGAGTTTATTGTTAGTTTACTAGTCGTCCTTTTTTTAGGAAGTATTATATTTTACTATATGATAGATATAAAAAACCCAACCACTGTTGGTTATATTATGGAGAAAAAAGATAATCAATTACTCATTGTGGAGCAAGAGAGAAATGCGCACAATTTTTACGAAGCAACGTGGTACAAAATTCCACTTTTCTTAAGAACGACTGGCAATTTTCAAGTAGGTCAAAAAGTGGCGGTAAAGGGTAGTGGAATCGTTGCCGACAGCTATCCAGCTCAGTCTTCTGCTCGGAAAATAAAAAGAATGAACCTTGAAAAGGTCGAAGGCGCTAAGTTGTCTCAAGAAAAAGTGCTTTCTGTTGCTCTAAATGAATCATATAAGCAAGGGGATTTATATAGGGTAGAAGAAATTAATTTCTCAAACGGTATGTGGGACGTAAAGATTGTACGGATTTTAAGCTCGACATACGAGGAAAACTCTGAGTTTACTGTGCAAATAAGCGACTTAACTGGCGAGGTATTTTCGATCACGGAGGAGGATGCGGATGAAAAGGTTTTATAA
- a CDS encoding sigma-70 family RNA polymerase sigma factor, whose amino-acid sequence MQNELLVKKARKGDEGAFFALMSEHKEQLYRIAYAHFKNEQDSLEAIQEVTFRAFKSIKKLKEPNYFSTWLIRIMINYCSDELRKKKREIPRGEQLEIATLSNNTLRLEVEEALASLDEPYHSVIQLKYIQDLRIKDIALIMNSPEGTVKTWLNKGLMALRSYFDEKGGNKHV is encoded by the coding sequence TTGCAGAATGAACTACTTGTTAAAAAGGCACGGAAGGGGGATGAGGGAGCCTTCTTCGCGTTAATGTCTGAACATAAAGAACAATTATATAGAATCGCTTATGCTCACTTTAAAAACGAGCAAGATTCGTTAGAAGCGATACAAGAAGTGACGTTTCGCGCATTTAAATCAATAAAAAAATTAAAAGAGCCAAATTATTTTTCAACATGGCTCATTCGAATCATGATTAACTACTGCAGCGATGAATTAAGAAAGAAAAAGCGTGAAATACCTCGTGGCGAACAGTTAGAGATTGCGACGTTGAGTAATAACACACTACGTCTAGAAGTAGAGGAAGCACTAGCATCCTTAGATGAACCGTACCATTCCGTCATACAACTGAAATACATTCAAGATCTGCGTATTAAAGATATCGCGCTCATCATGAATTCACCAGAAGGTACTGTGAAAACATGGCTAAACAAAGGGCTGATGGCTTTGCGCTCTTATTTTGACGAGAAAGGTGGGAACAAGCATGTTTGA
- a CDS encoding DUF4179 domain-containing protein produces MFENEEKKLHEMKDKIDKVEVPSNIDEYILKGMHQAKEKKRTFHSSFRWGAIAASVLLLIMFTSIKVSPTFAGYVSSIPGMQKIVELMRNDKGMISIIENEYLQIIDTTVEENGVKLTIDAIIVDEDRAFLYYTIETDKSYREVILSEARFTDKEGNELPLSSGVYSHGNVEKNTPISGELLLAYPVENQLPSEIILHTGVKADGVDVLISQGIPITIDYEKFSAIKKVYEVNETVAIEGQKILVEKVEIRPTRIAVSILYDELNTHKIFAFDNIRLMDEKGEIWTEQTASISFFETDPNRFTLYFESNYFAEPKELYLEFSSVRALPKDEVELVVDIEQEEIIQQPSDNRFISVTTSFKDIVFEYQSDDSLAQGAILSSTYVDANGTEFRSSFFHSGDRLNNIREIGFELFSEAKSPLTFTITDYPNRLKGDVGLKLK; encoded by the coding sequence ATGTTTGAAAACGAAGAAAAAAAATTACACGAAATGAAAGATAAAATTGATAAAGTAGAAGTGCCATCCAACATCGATGAGTATATTTTAAAAGGAATGCACCAAGCGAAAGAAAAGAAGCGGACTTTCCACTCTTCCTTCAGATGGGGGGCCATTGCTGCAAGTGTACTGCTGCTAATCATGTTTACGTCAATTAAAGTTTCCCCAACATTTGCTGGCTATGTTAGCTCTATTCCTGGGATGCAAAAAATCGTCGAGCTTATGCGCAATGATAAAGGTATGATCTCCATTATTGAAAACGAATATTTACAAATAATTGACACAACAGTAGAAGAGAACGGTGTGAAACTAACGATTGATGCAATTATCGTAGATGAAGACCGCGCGTTTTTATATTACACGATTGAAACCGACAAATCTTATCGAGAGGTGATTTTAAGTGAAGCTCGTTTTACAGACAAAGAAGGAAACGAACTGCCACTTAGTTCCGGTGTATATTCACACGGTAATGTTGAAAAAAACACTCCTATTAGTGGAGAACTTTTACTTGCTTATCCTGTAGAAAATCAACTTCCAAGTGAAATCATTTTACACACAGGGGTTAAAGCTGATGGTGTTGACGTATTAATTTCTCAGGGTATACCGATTACCATTGATTACGAAAAATTTTCTGCCATTAAAAAAGTGTATGAAGTGAATGAGACCGTGGCGATAGAAGGGCAAAAGATACTTGTAGAAAAAGTAGAGATTCGTCCAACTCGTATTGCCGTTTCTATTCTTTACGATGAACTGAATACACATAAAATATTTGCTTTTGACAACATCCGCTTAATGGATGAAAAAGGAGAAATTTGGACAGAACAAACTGCGTCTATTTCCTTCTTTGAAACAGACCCGAACAGATTTACCTTATATTTTGAAAGTAATTATTTCGCTGAACCGAAAGAACTATATTTGGAGTTTTCTTCTGTAAGGGCTTTGCCGAAAGATGAGGTAGAGTTAGTAGTGGATATTGAGCAAGAAGAAATTATCCAACAGCCTAGTGATAACCGATTTATTTCCGTTACAACATCTTTTAAGGATATTGTATTTGAGTATCAATCCGACGACTCATTGGCTCAAGGAGCTATTTTGTCTTCCACTTATGTGGATGCCAATGGAACGGAATTCCGTTCTAGCTTTTTTCATTCGGGGGATAGACTAAATAATATCCGTGAAATTGGATTCGAACTTTTTAGTGAAGCGAAAAGTCCATTAACCTTTACCATTACAGACTACCCGAATCGTCTAAAAGGGGATGTCGGTCTAAAATTAAAGTAA